A genomic region of Mesobacillus jeotgali contains the following coding sequences:
- a CDS encoding HEAT repeat domain-containing protein: MITDDIKFLLTVFEWLMGILIILLIYLIIRKAMENRIRKIVEQHKIQMNDKVLHSILTGDFLRSIQADTKAKKLAMEELISKYSDVLEGAEEKKNLNLLAESRLSGYYRKALSNYRWSTRMNALFHIEAFQMESLKEDIQLLLKRSRISKIEIIKGLSFLAQIQHKGIFEFVTEEYKDLSYLEYRNILSRLDEKNLEQFMLGYHSCQLQLKLAIIDLVGLKKDLAYLNFVESKFANSNGEERVRALKALAAIGHTSSVENFLPLLSSPNWEERMLAARLAGEMKCDQAIPGLVMLLQDPSWWVRSQAGQSITLFPGGKKILQEVIETSSDSFAKDMAWEWINKGVYQS; this comes from the coding sequence ATGATAACAGATGATATCAAGTTTTTATTGACGGTCTTTGAGTGGCTGATGGGCATTCTTATAATTTTGCTTATCTATCTGATTATCAGGAAGGCCATGGAAAATCGCATTCGAAAAATAGTGGAGCAACATAAAATCCAGATGAATGATAAGGTCCTTCATTCCATCCTTACCGGGGATTTCCTCCGGTCTATACAGGCAGATACGAAAGCGAAAAAGCTGGCAATGGAAGAGCTGATAAGCAAGTATTCGGACGTCCTCGAAGGAGCCGAAGAAAAGAAGAACCTGAACTTGCTGGCAGAAAGCAGACTTAGCGGATATTATCGAAAGGCTTTATCCAATTACAGGTGGAGCACCAGAATGAATGCCCTTTTTCACATTGAAGCCTTCCAGATGGAAAGTTTGAAGGAAGATATTCAGCTTTTGCTGAAGCGAAGCAGAATATCTAAAATTGAAATAATAAAAGGCTTATCCTTTCTGGCACAAATCCAGCATAAGGGGATATTTGAGTTCGTTACAGAAGAATACAAAGACCTATCGTACCTGGAATACAGAAATATCCTATCCAGGCTTGATGAAAAAAACTTGGAGCAATTCATGCTTGGATATCATTCCTGTCAGCTTCAGTTAAAATTAGCAATCATTGATCTAGTTGGTTTGAAAAAAGATCTGGCATACTTGAACTTTGTAGAATCAAAATTCGCCAATAGCAATGGCGAGGAGCGGGTTCGGGCCTTAAAAGCCCTTGCGGCAATCGGCCACACAAGCAGTGTTGAAAATTTCCTTCCTTTATTGAGTTCGCCGAATTGGGAAGAACGAATGCTTGCTGCCAGATTGGCTGGGGAAATGAAATGCGATCAAGCCATTCCCGGCCTGGTCATGCTTCTTCAAGATCCATCATGGTGGGTCCGCTCACAGGCAGGTCAGTCGATTACCCTTTTTCCTGGAGGCAAAAAGATCCTTCAGGAGGTCATTGAAACAAGCAGCGATTCCTTTGCGAAAGACATGGCATGGGAATGGATTAACAAAGGAGTCTATCAGTCATGA
- a CDS encoding H-type small acid-soluble spore protein, whose translation MNIGRAKEIVESADMINVTYDGTPIIIQHVDEKTKMARIYSKSEPDVERDVPVLNLIEE comes from the coding sequence ATGAATATAGGCCGCGCAAAAGAAATTGTTGAGTCAGCAGATATGATTAATGTAACTTATGATGGGACGCCGATCATCATCCAGCATGTTGACGAAAAGACCAAAATGGCAAGAATTTATTCAAAGTCAGAACCGGATGTTGAAAGAGATGTACCAGTCTTGAATTTAATAGAGGAATAG
- a CDS encoding sensor histidine kinase, whose translation MNQLTVLVLNLIFILFSTFVFQYIIVNKFANLYSKYAKIFIIILGGIQILFCMSFTVIGSSDFIFDLRLIPVVVGGLYGGPVVSIMLFITVVAARIPFGGNGVWINFFNMLTITVLIVYLSSKFRAFPLSRKLYTVVAVALSYTVLIFLMKAAVFDDLSNLQFMLLYGLALSAGIFIVTYYIEIMRQNQLLHNAVIKSDKIEVVSQLAASVSHEVRNPLTVTRGFLQMLKDPTIEEKKRLYYLNTAIDELDRAETIIKDYLNFAKPQSELDSSICVKEEIEKALELILPYANHFSVNIKRDLMAGMNVAGEAAKFHQCILNIIKNGIEAMPNGGDLVISCREMANNHVSITIKDTGCGMSPQQLAKIGEPYFSTKAEKGTGLGMMVVNKIIHEMGGSLSVKSKLNEGTQFKITLPLYNMEKRET comes from the coding sequence ATGAACCAATTAACTGTTCTTGTATTGAATCTAATCTTCATCCTGTTTTCTACATTCGTGTTCCAATACATTATCGTAAACAAATTTGCGAATTTATATAGCAAATACGCCAAAATCTTCATTATTATTCTGGGCGGAATTCAAATTCTGTTCTGTATGTCTTTTACGGTGATTGGCAGTTCTGATTTCATCTTCGACCTCCGATTGATCCCCGTTGTCGTCGGGGGCTTGTACGGCGGTCCTGTTGTCAGCATCATGCTTTTCATCACTGTTGTAGCAGCAAGAATTCCTTTTGGTGGCAATGGGGTATGGATTAACTTTTTCAACATGCTCACCATCACTGTTTTAATTGTTTATCTATCCAGTAAGTTCAGGGCATTCCCTCTATCCAGGAAACTATATACTGTCGTGGCGGTCGCTTTATCTTATACCGTCCTCATTTTCCTGATGAAGGCGGCGGTTTTTGACGACTTGTCTAATTTACAATTCATGCTCTTATACGGCCTGGCCCTTTCTGCCGGAATTTTCATTGTGACTTATTATATTGAAATCATGAGGCAGAACCAGCTTTTACATAATGCTGTCATCAAGTCCGATAAGATTGAGGTTGTTTCTCAGTTGGCGGCGAGTGTCAGTCATGAGGTTCGTAACCCGCTTACGGTCACACGCGGGTTCCTGCAAATGCTTAAGGATCCTACGATTGAGGAAAAAAAGAGGCTCTATTATTTGAATACTGCAATTGACGAGCTCGATCGTGCAGAAACGATCATTAAAGATTACCTTAATTTCGCCAAACCTCAATCGGAACTGGATTCATCCATCTGTGTAAAAGAAGAAATCGAGAAAGCACTTGAGCTCATCCTTCCTTATGCGAATCATTTTTCGGTAAATATAAAAAGGGATTTGATGGCGGGAATGAATGTCGCCGGTGAAGCCGCCAAATTCCATCAATGTATACTCAATATCATCAAAAACGGCATTGAGGCTATGCCAAACGGCGGTGACCTGGTGATCAGCTGTCGCGAGATGGCCAATAACCATGTATCCATCACGATCAAAGATACAGGATGCGGAATGTCTCCACAGCAATTAGCGAAAATCGGGGAACCTTACTTTTCAACCAAGGCAGAAAAAGGCACTGGGCTGGGCATGATGGTCGTTAATAAGATTATCCATGAAATGGGCGGTTCGTTAAGCGTTAAAAGCAAACTTAACGAAGGCACCCAATTCAAGATCACATTACCGCTTTATAACATGGAAAAACGGGAGACGTAG
- a CDS encoding glycosyltransferase family 2 protein, with protein MNLQDIGVYFSWFILIYMLVVISFYSIVMLISVIQLRKEYRLNREKSFGDYAEEIYTKPISIIVPAFNEEAGIVHSIRSLLSINYPVFEIIVVNDGSSDKTMDVLIEQYDMKEIKKVIRRQVNSKPIKKVYQSQILPNLFLVDKDNGGKADALNAGLNFSHYPYVCSLDGDSVLERDAFLKVMKPIIESNEEVIASGGSIRIANGCEIRNGEVLKIGLAKNPLVIMQVIEYLRAFLMGRIGLSRHNLLLIISGAFGVFSKHWVVQAGGYRSDTVGEDMELVVRIHRLLKETRQKKRIVYVPDPVCWTEVPESTKYLKRQRRRWHRGLFESLWIHRKLTFNPKYGLIGFVSFPYFWIVEFLGPIVELSGYIYIVISLFAGGIYLEFAILIFLLSCLYGSIFSAFAILLEEWSLRKYPRITDLLKLFLYSLTETIWYRPLTVFWRCQGIWQMIRGERGWGEMKRKGVSR; from the coding sequence ATGAATCTGCAGGACATCGGTGTTTATTTTTCATGGTTCATCTTAATCTATATGCTGGTCGTCATCAGCTTCTATTCAATCGTTATGCTTATATCCGTCATTCAGTTAAGAAAAGAATACAGGTTGAATCGGGAGAAGTCTTTTGGTGATTATGCGGAGGAAATCTATACCAAGCCAATTTCGATCATTGTCCCGGCCTTTAACGAGGAAGCTGGGATTGTCCACAGCATCCGCTCGCTGCTAAGTATCAACTACCCAGTGTTTGAGATTATCGTCGTGAACGATGGATCATCGGACAAAACAATGGATGTGTTGATTGAGCAGTATGATATGAAGGAAATCAAGAAAGTGATCCGCAGGCAGGTAAACTCGAAACCTATAAAAAAGGTCTATCAGTCTCAAATACTCCCTAACCTGTTCCTGGTTGACAAGGATAACGGGGGAAAAGCTGATGCACTAAACGCCGGGCTGAATTTTTCGCATTATCCATATGTTTGTTCCCTGGATGGAGATTCAGTCCTTGAAAGAGATGCTTTTTTAAAAGTAATGAAGCCAATCATCGAGTCAAATGAAGAAGTCATTGCCTCTGGGGGCAGCATCAGGATTGCTAATGGCTGTGAAATAAGGAATGGCGAGGTACTGAAAATCGGGTTAGCCAAAAATCCCCTGGTCATCATGCAGGTAATCGAATATTTGCGGGCCTTTTTGATGGGAAGGATTGGCCTGAGCAGACATAATTTGCTGCTGATCATCTCGGGTGCCTTTGGTGTCTTCTCCAAGCACTGGGTGGTGCAGGCTGGAGGATACCGGTCGGATACGGTCGGGGAAGACATGGAGCTTGTTGTCAGGATCCATCGGCTGCTAAAAGAAACACGGCAAAAGAAACGTATTGTGTATGTGCCGGACCCAGTCTGCTGGACAGAGGTCCCGGAAAGCACGAAATATTTGAAGCGGCAAAGACGAAGATGGCATAGAGGGCTGTTTGAAAGCCTGTGGATTCACAGGAAGCTGACATTCAACCCGAAATATGGACTGATTGGATTCGTTTCTTTCCCTTATTTCTGGATAGTAGAATTCCTCGGGCCCATCGTCGAACTTTCAGGTTATATTTATATCGTCATTTCCTTGTTTGCAGGAGGAATTTATCTTGAGTTTGCGATATTAATATTCCTATTGTCTTGTTTATATGGATCCATCTTTTCAGCATTCGCGATTCTGCTGGAAGAATGGAGCCTCAGAAAATATCCCAGAATAACCGATTTGCTTAAGCTATTCCTATATTCATTGACAGAAACGATCTGGTATCGGCCGTTGACAGTGTTCTGGCGCTGCCAGGGAATCTGGCAAATGATCCGGGGCGAGAGAGGCTGGGGAGAAATGAAAAGAAAAGGTGTATCAAGATGA
- a CDS encoding GGDEF domain-containing response regulator, with amino-acid sequence MAIEKYQKLLFEKIKVQMSRWFDLNNSEVIKNEDVYSFLHSLKGTAGTIQLGGLFHLASRLFDQLELKGKEQWKKCELREFLFELISLSYQYEHFKETDLKKVEPSESDLPLVQMIGDDVSMLILMKEAMEEKGWMVMTSTDPEKAVSLYYDLQPDCLVIDTDFTKENGFQLLETIQQHNHKQFVPKVILSTENNRQTRIRAYEMGADDFIGKPVDMEEFVVRIKRQLQRKQTFDESVLIDELTKVYNRRLLYDLLDRYLKEMERTNSVFSLALLDLDYFKDINDSYGHLTGDKVLVAFADFLKRNLRGSDIVFRYGGEEFVILLPRTNSEETIDVINRILEQFKAIEFNEQGRSFKVSFSAGVYMVSNPVEGSQDILKMADHALYEAKAKGRSRVQGANVAEHSANNILNVSVIDDDAIIRTLLVRVLQNIDTEKVELNVQSFENGEKFFESGRLTEKGKHFLILDGVMPVMDGIEVLDKVKSIPRSSTIHVLMLTGRKSEYDIARALKLGADDYVTKPFSITELQARIQRLIKRMF; translated from the coding sequence TTGGCGATTGAAAAATACCAGAAACTCCTGTTCGAAAAAATAAAGGTACAAATGTCTCGATGGTTTGACTTGAACAATTCAGAAGTAATCAAAAACGAAGATGTTTATAGTTTTTTGCACTCTTTGAAAGGTACAGCAGGTACAATCCAGTTAGGCGGATTATTTCATCTGGCATCAAGACTTTTTGATCAGCTTGAATTGAAAGGTAAGGAACAATGGAAGAAGTGCGAACTGAGGGAATTCCTGTTCGAACTAATCAGTCTGAGTTATCAGTACGAACATTTCAAAGAAACAGACTTGAAAAAAGTGGAACCATCTGAAAGTGATCTCCCTCTGGTACAAATGATTGGTGACGATGTCTCGATGCTGATTCTAATGAAGGAAGCCATGGAAGAAAAAGGCTGGATGGTGATGACGAGTACTGATCCGGAGAAAGCAGTTTCTCTTTACTATGATCTTCAGCCGGATTGTCTGGTCATTGACACAGATTTTACTAAAGAAAACGGCTTTCAGCTATTAGAGACCATTCAACAGCACAACCATAAGCAATTTGTTCCCAAAGTGATACTCAGCACTGAAAATAATCGTCAAACAAGAATCAGGGCATATGAAATGGGAGCTGATGATTTCATTGGCAAGCCGGTCGATATGGAAGAATTCGTCGTCAGAATCAAAAGGCAATTGCAGAGAAAACAAACTTTTGATGAATCCGTCCTGATTGATGAACTGACGAAGGTTTATAATAGAAGGCTTTTATATGATTTGCTTGATCGTTACTTGAAAGAAATGGAACGGACAAACAGTGTATTCTCACTCGCCCTCCTTGATCTTGATTATTTTAAGGATATTAATGACTCATATGGTCATCTTACCGGTGATAAAGTACTTGTAGCTTTTGCTGACTTTTTGAAAAGGAACCTGAGGGGCAGCGATATAGTCTTCCGTTATGGAGGAGAAGAATTTGTCATCCTGCTTCCAAGGACAAATAGTGAAGAAACAATCGACGTAATCAATCGGATATTGGAGCAATTTAAGGCAATTGAATTCAACGAACAGGGCAGGAGCTTTAAGGTAAGTTTTTCAGCAGGGGTCTATATGGTAAGCAACCCCGTGGAGGGAAGCCAGGATATCCTGAAAATGGCCGACCACGCACTTTACGAAGCAAAGGCAAAAGGAAGGTCAAGAGTCCAGGGGGCCAATGTAGCGGAACATTCTGCAAACAACATCCTCAATGTATCTGTCATTGATGATGATGCGATTATCCGTACTCTTCTGGTCAGGGTCCTTCAGAATATCGATACAGAAAAAGTGGAATTGAATGTTCAATCTTTCGAAAATGGGGAGAAATTCTTTGAATCGGGGCGTCTTACCGAGAAGGGAAAGCATTTTCTCATTCTGGATGGTGTCATGCCTGTCATGGATGGAATCGAAGTCCTGGATAAAGTTAAGAGCATCCCTCGATCAAGCACGATCCATGTCCTGATGCTCACCGGCAGAAAGTCAGAATATGATATTGCGCGAGCATTGAAGCTTGGCGCAGATGATTATGTGACAAAGCCATTCAGCATTACTGAGCTTCAGGCAAGAATTCAAAGGCTGATCAAAAGGATGTTTTAA
- the ytvI gene encoding sporulation integral membrane protein YtvI encodes MWKKWVWIAVIAAIIFFLVPYSLPLIFAVLTAVMLEGMVQWIMKKFSFKRLQAVIGVFISYVLLLGVIGYNLVSIIAHQAVSLSERTPTFVRDIYRTAILPLMGKWEFYSKNFPGEVIDQIEATIEKNINTLDSFLQQFIAGIINLLTAIPGFMIEFLVYLIALFLFSLELPNLKRKLESHLKEQTRQKVFLVGSQLNKAGIGFLKAQVILSMVTFIMAMGGLSILGVKYTGLLSLLIVIVDILPILGTGSVLVPWAVIAILQDNHFLGIGLIILFLVITVVRRVIEPKIYSSNLGISPLASLISMYIGLKLLGLSGIFIGPIFVIIYDTLRKANVIRLNFKI; translated from the coding sequence ATGTGGAAAAAATGGGTATGGATTGCGGTGATTGCTGCAATTATTTTTTTCCTTGTTCCATATAGCCTTCCGCTCATTTTTGCTGTGTTAACAGCAGTCATGCTCGAAGGAATGGTTCAATGGATTATGAAAAAATTTTCATTCAAGCGTCTTCAGGCTGTGATCGGAGTATTTATCAGCTATGTGCTCCTGTTAGGTGTTATTGGATATAACCTGGTTTCAATTATCGCCCATCAAGCGGTATCTTTATCCGAGCGAACTCCTACATTCGTAAGGGACATTTATAGAACAGCGATTCTTCCTTTGATGGGCAAGTGGGAATTTTACTCAAAAAACTTCCCGGGAGAAGTCATTGACCAGATTGAAGCGACGATTGAAAAAAATATAAACACGCTTGATTCGTTCCTGCAGCAATTCATTGCTGGCATAATCAATCTGCTCACGGCAATACCAGGGTTCATGATTGAGTTTCTTGTTTATCTTATTGCGTTATTTTTGTTCAGTCTTGAGCTGCCTAATCTTAAAAGGAAGCTGGAATCCCATTTGAAGGAGCAAACTCGGCAGAAGGTCTTCCTGGTTGGAAGCCAGTTGAATAAGGCAGGGATAGGTTTTTTAAAGGCGCAGGTTATCCTGAGTATGGTCACCTTCATTATGGCGATGGGAGGATTGAGCATACTAGGGGTTAAATATACGGGACTGCTGTCATTGTTGATTGTCATTGTCGATATCCTGCCGATTCTCGGAACCGGATCGGTCCTTGTTCCCTGGGCTGTTATTGCGATTTTGCAGGATAATCATTTTCTGGGAATTGGATTAATCATTTTGTTTCTGGTCATCACTGTTGTCCGCAGGGTGATCGAGCCAAAGATATATTCATCAAACCTTGGCATTTCTCCGCTTGCCTCCTTGATCAGCATGTATATTGGACTCAAACTGCTCGGGCTTTCCGGGATTTTTATCGGTCCGATTTTCGTGATTATCTACGACACTTTAAGAAAAGCAAATGTAATTCGGCTGAATTTCAAGATTTGA